One Mycolicibacterium parafortuitum DNA segment encodes these proteins:
- a CDS encoding SDR family NAD(P)-dependent oxidoreductase: protein MKLKDKVALITGAGSGLGRHCSQLFSAEGAKVAIVDIDTDRAEQTLKLVQEQGGEAIALTADVAQRDQITAAVDATVKEFGKLDIAWANAGIVSRGGVPTVAGGEFVAFEDLTDADWQHVLGVNLSGVVYTAQAAVPHLKANGGGTILATSSAASFVAYHNIAMYSATKAGVNGLVRGLSLDLGRFGIRVNAIAPTHGMSPNFLMPPGTPVVGQSYEEVAGPWNPTVSPIPLKLQRPPSLSDNAKVALFLVSDDSAYISGATIGSADGGTLARVGMWFEEDLNPEAVN from the coding sequence ATGAAGCTCAAGGACAAAGTCGCGTTGATCACCGGTGCCGGTTCCGGCCTGGGCCGCCACTGCTCGCAGCTGTTCTCCGCCGAAGGCGCCAAGGTCGCCATCGTCGACATCGACACCGACCGCGCCGAGCAGACCCTCAAGCTCGTGCAGGAACAGGGCGGGGAAGCCATCGCACTGACCGCCGATGTGGCGCAGCGCGATCAGATCACCGCCGCCGTCGATGCGACGGTCAAAGAGTTCGGCAAGCTCGACATCGCTTGGGCCAACGCGGGAATCGTCTCGCGCGGCGGCGTTCCGACGGTGGCGGGCGGTGAGTTCGTCGCGTTCGAGGATTTGACCGACGCCGACTGGCAGCACGTGCTGGGTGTCAACCTGTCCGGCGTCGTCTACACGGCGCAGGCCGCTGTCCCCCACCTCAAGGCCAACGGCGGCGGCACGATTCTGGCCACCTCGTCGGCGGCTTCCTTTGTGGCCTACCACAACATCGCGATGTACTCGGCCACCAAGGCCGGCGTCAACGGCCTGGTCCGGGGCCTGAGCCTGGACCTGGGCCGCTTCGGCATCCGCGTCAACGCCATCGCCCCCACCCACGGCATGTCCCCGAACTTCCTGATGCCGCCGGGCACCCCCGTCGTCGGACAGTCGTACGAAGAGGTGGCAGGCCCGTGGAACCCCACGGTGTCTCCCATTCCGCTGAAACTGCAGCGCCCGCCGTCTCTGTCGGACAACGCGAAGGTCGCCCTGTTCCTCGTCTCCGACGACTCGGCGTACATCTCCGGCGCCACGATCGGATCCGCCGACGGCGGCACCCTGGCGCGCGTCGGTATGTGGTTCGAAGAGGACCTCAATCCCGAAGCCGTCAACTGA
- a CDS encoding MCE family protein, translating to MRLTRGIKIQLSIFATVAVVAGFVMLFGYIKVPAMLGIGHYTVTMQLPRAGGLYDTANVTYRGTEVGRVTAVRLTPNGVEAQLTLRSGVTIPSDLEAQVHSTSAIGEQYVALIPRSADAPPLRDGDVIASADTSVPPDIGELLDATDRGLQAIPRESLKTVIDESYTAVGGLGPELSRLVDGSTELAIDAGANIGPIIDLIEKSGPLMDSQGDTAADIQSWAADVADLTRQVRDNDSAVAGILRDGPRAADEARQLIDLVRPTLPVLMSNLAGIGHLALTYHPGIEQLLVLIPMGVQVMAGGTVANRDSKHPGLVLSFNLNLNLPPPCTTGYLPAQQQRIPSMVDSPDRPVDDLYCRIPQDSWMAVRGARNLPCMMKPGKRAPTAKMCRSDDEYVPLNDGFNWKGDPNATLSGQDVPQRPPATPAAAPTDAAPAAIGTAFYDPATGKYLAPDGQVHQQADLATTAGDRSWQGMLTAPYGP from the coding sequence ATGAGGCTGACCAGAGGGATCAAGATCCAGTTGTCCATCTTCGCGACGGTGGCGGTGGTGGCGGGCTTCGTGATGTTGTTCGGCTACATCAAGGTCCCCGCGATGCTCGGTATCGGGCACTACACCGTGACGATGCAGCTGCCCCGGGCAGGCGGACTGTACGACACCGCGAACGTCACCTACCGCGGTACGGAGGTCGGCAGGGTCACCGCCGTGCGGCTCACCCCGAACGGGGTCGAGGCGCAGCTGACGTTGCGCTCCGGTGTCACGATCCCGTCGGACCTTGAGGCGCAAGTGCACTCCACATCGGCGATCGGCGAACAGTACGTCGCGCTGATCCCGCGCAGCGCCGACGCCCCGCCGCTGCGCGACGGCGATGTCATCGCCTCAGCGGACACCTCGGTTCCGCCGGACATCGGCGAACTGCTCGACGCGACGGACCGCGGCCTGCAGGCGATCCCGCGCGAGAGTCTCAAAACGGTGATCGACGAAAGCTACACGGCCGTCGGGGGTCTGGGCCCCGAACTGTCCCGGCTGGTGGACGGCTCCACCGAACTCGCGATCGACGCGGGCGCGAACATCGGCCCGATCATCGATCTGATCGAGAAGTCCGGCCCCCTGATGGACTCCCAAGGCGACACCGCCGCCGACATCCAGTCGTGGGCGGCCGACGTCGCCGACCTGACCCGTCAGGTGAGGGACAACGACAGCGCGGTCGCAGGCATCCTGCGCGACGGTCCGCGGGCCGCCGACGAGGCCAGGCAGCTCATCGACCTGGTGCGGCCCACGCTGCCCGTCCTGATGTCCAACCTTGCGGGCATCGGTCACCTGGCGCTCACCTACCACCCCGGCATCGAACAGCTTCTGGTGCTGATCCCGATGGGTGTGCAGGTGATGGCCGGTGGCACGGTGGCCAACCGGGACAGCAAGCACCCCGGTCTGGTGCTGTCGTTCAACCTGAACCTGAACCTGCCTCCGCCGTGCACCACCGGTTACCTTCCCGCACAGCAACAACGCATCCCGTCGATGGTGGACTCCCCCGATCGGCCGGTCGACGATCTGTACTGCCGCATCCCCCAGGACTCGTGGATGGCCGTGCGCGGCGCCCGAAACCTGCCCTGCATGATGAAGCCGGGAAAGCGCGCGCCCACCGCCAAGATGTGCCGCAGCGACGACGAGTACGTCCCGCTCAACGACGGGTTCAACTGGAAAGGCGATCCGAACGCGACGCTGTCCGGCCAGGACGTGCCGCAGCGCCCGCCGGCAACCCCGGCGGCGGCACCCACGGATGCGGCACCCGCGGCGATCGGCACCGCGTTCTACGACCCCGCGACCGGCAAGTACCTCGCACCGGACGGGCAGGTCCACCAGCAGGCCGACCTCGCCACCACGGCCGGAGACAGATCGTGGCAGGGCATGCTGACCGCCCCCTACGGCCCGTGA
- a CDS encoding CAP domain-containing protein — protein sequence MPQRFSVLTVGTAVTLTILAVSAPAAADNKRLNDSVVTNVYTLQHQAGCTNDVKKNPRLQLAAEWHARDVLANRNLHGDLGSDGSTAQDRASAAGYTGVVAQTVAINPALAINGLEILRQWYFDPVSYAVMADCAHTEIGVWSENSPDRSVVVAVYGRPTPA from the coding sequence ATGCCCCAACGGTTTTCCGTACTCACGGTAGGTACGGCGGTCACGCTGACGATACTGGCGGTCTCAGCGCCGGCCGCCGCCGACAACAAACGCCTCAACGACAGCGTGGTGACCAACGTCTACACACTGCAGCACCAGGCAGGCTGCACCAACGACGTCAAGAAGAACCCCCGGCTCCAACTCGCGGCCGAATGGCATGCCCGGGATGTCCTGGCCAACCGCAACCTGCACGGCGACCTGGGCTCCGACGGATCCACCGCCCAGGACCGGGCCAGTGCCGCGGGCTATACCGGGGTCGTCGCACAGACCGTCGCGATCAACCCCGCGCTGGCCATCAACGGCCTGGAGATCCTGCGCCAGTGGTATTTCGACCCGGTCAGCTACGCCGTGATGGCCGACTGCGCCCACACCGAGATCGGGGTCTGGTCGGAGAACAGTCCGGACCGCAGCGTGGTGGTCGCGGTATACGGGCGCCCGACCCCGGCCTGA
- a CDS encoding TetR family transcriptional regulator, with the protein MARPSKPLISKTAAVEASIEIIDAEGINAFSLPKLAAHMGVRAPSLYHHFADKNEIMTAIARHIAGKSVIKPRRTPGPDWPEYFVSLALNFRQSVLRHRNAATVLIEHLPRETLVGSFEDAARFLRDSGVPTHLHVQILDGMETLCIGAVLAEAARRPRGRYALFPPVDADQYPYLTEALEQNEFSVKELFAARIRNFLYGVILSDGGMPAIETSSA; encoded by the coding sequence ATGGCTCGTCCGTCGAAGCCGCTGATCAGCAAGACCGCGGCTGTCGAGGCGTCGATCGAGATCATCGACGCCGAAGGGATCAACGCGTTCAGCCTTCCGAAACTGGCCGCGCACATGGGAGTGCGCGCTCCGTCGCTGTATCACCACTTCGCCGACAAGAACGAGATCATGACGGCGATCGCCCGGCACATCGCGGGCAAATCGGTGATCAAGCCGCGGCGGACCCCGGGACCGGACTGGCCCGAGTACTTCGTCAGCCTGGCGCTGAACTTCCGCCAGTCGGTGCTGCGGCACCGCAACGCCGCGACAGTGCTCATCGAGCACCTGCCGAGGGAGACGCTGGTCGGCAGCTTCGAGGACGCCGCCCGCTTCCTGCGCGATTCGGGGGTGCCGACGCATCTGCACGTGCAGATCCTCGACGGTATGGAGACGCTGTGCATAGGCGCGGTGCTCGCCGAGGCCGCCCGCAGGCCGCGTGGCCGCTACGCGCTGTTCCCGCCCGTCGACGCCGACCAATATCCCTATCTGACCGAGGCCCTGGAGCAGAACGAGTTCTCGGTCAAGGAACTGTTCGCCGCGCGGATCCGGAACTTCCTCTACGGCGTGATCCTCAGCGACGGCGGGATGCCCGCGATCGAAACCTCCTCTGCCTGA
- a CDS encoding thiolase C-terminal domain-containing protein — protein MIGFRGATAVVGIGTTEYYKRGTSPLSSAQLVLQAILRACEDAGADPRSVDGFVSYGDDANAGLGVAAALGVHEVRWSTQVWGGGGGGIAAAVNAAAAAVYSGQAECVAVYRALNEADDGRRAFSKGHLGSLYTAHGILTPPQICALRTQRLLEVDGVPASTMEAIALAGYHHAQNNPDAVAYGKPIDHDAYQSCRPISDPLRLYDCSRENDGAAAILVVSSDRVGDYKTTPAVILAGAQGAAAGWTESVENEQNYTSAGFHPELVQRLWNGAGVGPDDVDVTQVYENFTGPAVAAMIDHGLCPPGPAAGEILTVENLTLPGGSLPINTSGGNIAEGFVHGMGLVLEAVRQIRGDSANPVPGADISLLIGGPMAPIVSSTIFGSPATV, from the coding sequence GTGATCGGATTCCGCGGCGCCACAGCTGTCGTCGGTATCGGCACCACCGAGTACTACAAGCGCGGCACCAGTCCGTTGAGCTCGGCACAGCTGGTGCTGCAGGCGATCCTGCGCGCCTGCGAGGACGCCGGCGCTGACCCACGCTCGGTCGACGGTTTCGTGTCCTACGGCGACGACGCCAACGCGGGCCTCGGGGTCGCCGCGGCGCTCGGCGTACACGAGGTGCGTTGGTCCACGCAGGTCTGGGGAGGTGGCGGTGGCGGTATCGCCGCCGCGGTCAACGCCGCGGCCGCCGCGGTCTACAGCGGACAGGCCGAGTGTGTGGCCGTCTATCGAGCGCTCAACGAGGCCGACGACGGACGTCGGGCCTTCTCCAAGGGGCACCTGGGATCGCTGTACACCGCACACGGCATCCTGACCCCGCCGCAGATCTGCGCGCTGCGCACGCAGCGTCTCCTCGAGGTCGACGGCGTCCCGGCGTCCACGATGGAGGCGATCGCGCTCGCGGGATACCACCACGCTCAGAACAATCCGGACGCCGTCGCCTACGGCAAGCCGATCGACCATGACGCCTACCAGAGTTGCCGGCCCATCTCCGATCCGCTGCGTCTCTACGACTGCTCACGGGAGAACGACGGCGCGGCGGCCATCCTGGTGGTCAGCTCCGATCGCGTCGGCGATTACAAGACCACGCCCGCGGTGATCCTCGCCGGAGCCCAAGGCGCCGCGGCAGGGTGGACCGAATCGGTCGAGAACGAGCAGAACTACACCTCGGCCGGATTCCACCCTGAGCTGGTCCAGCGCCTGTGGAACGGCGCGGGTGTCGGTCCGGACGACGTCGACGTGACCCAGGTCTACGAGAATTTCACCGGGCCCGCGGTGGCTGCAATGATCGACCATGGCCTCTGCCCGCCCGGACCCGCCGCCGGTGAGATCCTCACCGTCGAGAACCTCACGCTGCCCGGCGGCAGTCTGCCCATCAACACCTCGGGCGGCAACATCGCCGAGGGCTTCGTCCACGGCATGGGGTTGGTGCTGGAGGCGGTGCGCCAGATCCGGGGCGACTCGGCCAATCCGGTTCCCGGCGCCGATATCTCGCTGCTCATCGGTGGCCCGATGGCGCCGATCGTCAGCTCGACGATATTCGGTTCGCCGGCGACGGTCTGA
- a CDS encoding cytochrome P450 → MPTIEPTTTGPAPAALTVDFDVYDEALASPVDVMPERVAELAAKGPIVYSTAHGGHWIVTHYDEIHQILTDAETFSSYPNNLVTPADFGRFIPLELDPPEHTAYRHALQPLFSPQRMKKLGDDIRDQVNDLIDQFASKGEAEFISAFAHELPARVFLSLMDWPVADAPMFTEATDAVLFGKPGGTKEESDQVMMMAAMTVAGYFNNVIAERRANPGEDATSKLINTEVEFDDGKRLLNDEELFRMFFLLLMGGLHTVQGSLAWTVWHLSRNPDQRAALIADPTLIPKAVEEILRIEAAVIPGRRATRDVEIGGVQIAKDDQLILMLCGANRDLTQFADPHTLDINRHPNRHLSFGAGVHRCLGSHLGRIELTIALEELHRRIPDYRLVEGDPPVWHSTQVRGCHRMPIQFTPEGK, encoded by the coding sequence ATGCCCACCATCGAACCGACCACCACTGGACCCGCACCCGCCGCGCTGACCGTCGACTTCGACGTCTACGACGAAGCGCTCGCCAGCCCCGTCGACGTCATGCCGGAACGAGTCGCCGAACTGGCCGCCAAGGGCCCGATCGTCTATTCGACCGCTCACGGCGGGCACTGGATCGTCACCCACTACGACGAGATCCACCAGATCCTCACCGACGCCGAGACGTTCTCCAGCTACCCGAACAACCTGGTGACACCCGCCGACTTCGGCCGCTTCATCCCGTTGGAACTGGATCCGCCGGAGCACACCGCCTACCGGCACGCGCTGCAGCCACTGTTCAGCCCGCAGCGGATGAAGAAGCTCGGCGACGACATCCGTGATCAGGTCAACGATCTCATCGACCAGTTCGCATCGAAAGGCGAGGCCGAATTCATCTCGGCCTTCGCCCACGAGCTGCCGGCCCGCGTGTTCCTGTCACTGATGGACTGGCCGGTGGCCGACGCCCCGATGTTCACCGAGGCCACCGACGCGGTCCTGTTCGGAAAGCCCGGCGGCACCAAGGAAGAGTCCGACCAGGTGATGATGATGGCCGCGATGACGGTCGCGGGCTACTTCAACAACGTCATCGCCGAGCGCCGCGCCAACCCCGGTGAGGACGCCACCTCCAAACTGATCAACACCGAGGTCGAATTCGACGACGGCAAGCGGCTGCTCAATGACGAAGAACTGTTCCGGATGTTCTTCCTGCTGTTGATGGGTGGTCTGCACACGGTGCAGGGTTCGCTGGCGTGGACCGTGTGGCACCTGTCGCGCAATCCCGACCAGCGCGCCGCGCTGATCGCCGACCCGACGCTGATCCCGAAGGCCGTCGAGGAGATCCTGCGCATCGAGGCCGCCGTGATTCCCGGCCGCCGCGCCACCCGCGACGTCGAGATCGGCGGCGTGCAGATCGCCAAGGACGACCAGTTGATCCTGATGCTGTGCGGCGCGAACCGGGATCTCACGCAGTTCGCCGATCCGCACACCCTGGACATCAACCGCCACCCGAACCGGCACCTGTCGTTCGGTGCGGGTGTTCATCGTTGTCTCGGTTCGCATCTCGGCCGGATCGAACTGACGATCGCGCTCGAGGAATTGCACCGCCGCATCCCCGACTACCGCCTGGTCGAGGGCGATCCGCCGGTGTGGCACTCCACCCAGGTGCGCGGCTGCCATCGGATGCCCATCCAGTTCACCCCGGAAGGGAAGTGA
- a CDS encoding aldehyde dehydrogenase family protein, with translation MAGRPDGSDPDNRRITVRCPADGQVVGEVEVAGADEVASVCEQLRAAQPAWEALGPRERSAHLLRWLDWLLDNERRLLTLVQRETGKSWADASLEMSVAVDVINYFTSNAEVFLQDRNVKPAGPANAVRRLRVQARPYQLVGLITPWNGPLAGPMMDVVGALVAGAAVVSKPSEVTPLTWREVVRGWREEIGAPPVLAAVTGDGATGQAVVDAVDMVMFTGSVRTGRAIAVRCAQRLIPCSLELGGKDAMIVLADADLERAAKAAVWGGMTNSGQACISVERVYVESPVYDRFVELVTDQVAALRQGTDTPGSYTTDIGAMVTGAQLDIVADHVADAVANGARVLTGGQRAEGNCFQPTVLVDVDHSMRCMREETFGPTLPIMRVADEDEAIALANDSEYGLSSSLWTSDRARADRLSRRIEAGSVSVNNALVATFQLPIPMGGWKSSGMGARFGGAHGVLKYCRQQSVVEEKFSLKSEPLWYPVVPAKSRFMSRAVRFLGAHDWRRKLGLRGRG, from the coding sequence ATGGCCGGTCGGCCCGATGGCTCTGACCCGGACAACCGCCGCATCACCGTGCGGTGTCCGGCCGACGGCCAGGTGGTGGGCGAGGTCGAGGTGGCCGGCGCCGACGAGGTCGCGAGCGTCTGTGAGCAGTTGCGCGCCGCCCAGCCCGCGTGGGAGGCGCTCGGTCCGCGGGAGCGCAGCGCCCATCTGCTGCGCTGGCTGGACTGGCTGCTGGACAACGAGCGGCGGCTGCTGACCCTGGTGCAGCGTGAGACCGGCAAGTCCTGGGCCGACGCGTCGCTGGAGATGTCTGTCGCCGTGGACGTGATCAACTACTTCACCTCCAACGCGGAGGTCTTCCTGCAGGACCGCAACGTCAAGCCCGCCGGCCCGGCCAACGCCGTGCGCCGCCTGCGGGTCCAGGCCCGCCCGTATCAGCTCGTCGGTTTGATCACCCCGTGGAACGGTCCGTTGGCCGGTCCGATGATGGATGTGGTCGGGGCGTTGGTGGCGGGTGCCGCCGTGGTGTCCAAGCCGTCCGAGGTGACGCCGTTGACGTGGCGCGAGGTGGTGCGGGGTTGGCGAGAGGAGATCGGCGCCCCGCCGGTGCTGGCGGCGGTCACCGGTGACGGTGCGACCGGTCAGGCCGTCGTCGACGCGGTGGACATGGTGATGTTCACCGGCTCGGTGCGTACCGGCCGGGCCATCGCGGTGCGCTGTGCGCAGCGGTTGATCCCGTGCAGTCTGGAACTCGGCGGCAAGGACGCGATGATCGTGCTCGCCGACGCGGATCTCGAGCGCGCTGCGAAAGCCGCTGTCTGGGGTGGGATGACCAATTCCGGGCAGGCATGTATCAGTGTCGAGCGGGTGTATGTCGAATCGCCGGTCTACGACCGGTTCGTGGAATTGGTCACCGATCAGGTCGCGGCGTTGCGCCAGGGCACCGACACCCCCGGCAGCTACACCACCGACATCGGTGCGATGGTCACCGGCGCGCAGCTCGACATCGTCGCCGACCACGTCGCCGACGCGGTGGCCAACGGCGCCCGCGTGCTGACGGGAGGCCAACGCGCAGAGGGCAACTGCTTCCAGCCGACGGTGCTCGTCGACGTCGACCACAGCATGCGGTGTATGCGGGAGGAGACGTTCGGGCCGACCCTGCCGATCATGCGGGTCGCCGACGAGGACGAGGCGATCGCACTGGCCAACGATTCCGAGTACGGGCTCAGCTCCAGCCTGTGGACCAGCGATCGGGCCAGGGCCGACCGGCTCTCACGCCGCATCGAGGCGGGTTCGGTGTCGGTCAACAACGCCTTGGTGGCGACCTTCCAGCTGCCGATTCCGATGGGCGGCTGGAAGAGTTCCGGGATGGGTGCGCGATTCGGTGGCGCGCACGGCGTCTTGAAGTACTGCAGGCAGCAGTCGGTGGTGGAGGAGAAGTTCTCGCTGAAGTCGGAGCCGCTGTGGTACCCGGTGGTGCCGGCGAAGTCCCGATTCATGTCCAGGGCCGTGCGCTTCCTGGGTGCGCACGACTGGCGCCGGAAGCTGGGACTGCGTGGCCGGGGCTGA
- a CDS encoding ferredoxin, whose product MRIRLQREKCAGHALCYGADPDLFPIDDEGYSILEPHAVDPADEQTVRAGVAACPELALILDED is encoded by the coding sequence ATGAGGATTCGCCTGCAACGCGAGAAGTGCGCCGGCCACGCGCTGTGCTACGGAGCGGACCCCGACCTGTTCCCGATCGACGACGAGGGCTACTCGATCCTCGAGCCCCACGCCGTCGACCCCGCCGACGAGCAGACGGTGCGCGCGGGCGTCGCGGCGTGCCCCGAGCTTGCGCTGATCCTCGACGAGGACTGA
- a CDS encoding Zn-ribbon domain-containing OB-fold protein, translated as MTTSTDTSVPSDLASVVEAHGKAVAAGDHPAVLADFLPDRVGQLIGSADVPASLKSADVQSITDVGDGFFDAVIRYTKPDDEWFELRSRWIRDGEGTWRTFSVRNIPATPPWMDLTGPSPDGLDAPHWDGLRDGKLLLQRCSSCRTWVWSPRPICPICHCFEMSWEPVDPVGTVYSWTRTWQPFTKEATGHLPYVVVLVELPGAGGRRVLGVLADADGVTPRIGSSVCGEIQQPPDDEHWPLMRWHLEGQAS; from the coding sequence ATGACGACAAGCACCGACACATCGGTGCCCTCAGATTTGGCCAGTGTCGTTGAGGCCCATGGCAAAGCGGTTGCCGCTGGGGATCATCCCGCGGTACTGGCCGACTTCTTACCCGACCGGGTGGGTCAGTTGATCGGCTCGGCCGATGTGCCCGCATCGCTGAAAAGCGCTGACGTGCAGTCGATCACCGACGTCGGAGACGGGTTCTTCGACGCGGTGATCCGCTACACCAAGCCCGACGACGAGTGGTTCGAGTTGCGCAGCCGGTGGATCCGCGACGGCGAGGGCACGTGGCGCACGTTCAGCGTGCGCAACATCCCCGCCACTCCCCCGTGGATGGATCTCACCGGCCCGTCGCCGGACGGCCTGGACGCGCCGCACTGGGACGGGCTGCGCGACGGAAAGCTGCTGCTGCAGCGCTGTTCTTCCTGCCGCACCTGGGTGTGGTCGCCGCGGCCGATCTGCCCGATTTGCCACTGTTTCGAGATGAGCTGGGAGCCGGTCGATCCCGTCGGCACCGTGTACTCCTGGACACGCACGTGGCAGCCGTTCACCAAGGAAGCCACCGGGCACCTGCCCTACGTGGTCGTGCTGGTCGAACTGCCGGGAGCCGGCGGCCGACGGGTGCTGGGAGTGCTCGCCGACGCCGACGGCGTCACGCCGCGGATCGGGAGCAGCGTGTGTGGTGAGATCCAACAACCACCCGACGACGAGCATTGGCCACTGATGCGGTGGCATCTGGAAGGACAGGCGTCGTGA
- a CDS encoding aromatic ring-hydroxylating oxygenase subunit alpha: MTTSLPRQDRIRRAIELLRNDTTDRFDEVVDFEAREFTDPVLAQQERDFIFGRVPSIIAHSSEIAKPYDFITVTMPRNNIIAVRQKDGSVKTFVNLCRHRGALLEPQEKGRCRFFSCAYHRWSYDPDGKLRMITRDNTFGEIDREKFGLVEIPCEERHGFIWVVDNADAEIDVASWLGPEMDGILAGYQIDKLVCFRAASFEEPTNWKIMQDAFLDGYHIQYAHPNTAGKVIHTNVMAFEDFGRHFRFIAPRKSIDRWLEEDPGDTPLDPYVTETHFLLPNSTFLRQPDHFQLLTFRPHPTNPERSFMEQRLMVPPLEKSVMTEEHWNKRWEKNWEILLAVLHNEDFPLLRNSQTGMGSADAGKMLLGRNETGNQVFRRETKKLLAEGRAAAE, translated from the coding sequence ATGACGACGTCGTTGCCGCGGCAGGACCGGATCCGCCGCGCCATCGAGTTGTTGCGCAACGACACCACCGACAGGTTCGACGAGGTCGTCGACTTCGAGGCGCGCGAGTTCACCGATCCGGTGCTCGCACAGCAGGAGCGCGACTTCATCTTCGGCCGGGTGCCGTCGATCATCGCGCACAGCAGCGAGATCGCCAAGCCGTACGACTTCATCACCGTCACGATGCCGCGCAACAACATCATCGCGGTGCGCCAGAAGGACGGCTCGGTCAAGACGTTCGTCAACCTGTGCCGGCATCGCGGCGCGCTGCTGGAGCCGCAGGAGAAGGGCCGGTGCCGGTTCTTCTCCTGCGCCTACCACCGGTGGTCCTACGATCCCGACGGCAAGCTGCGAATGATCACGCGCGACAACACGTTCGGCGAGATCGACCGCGAGAAGTTCGGCCTCGTCGAGATTCCGTGCGAGGAGCGCCACGGCTTCATCTGGGTGGTGGACAACGCCGATGCCGAGATCGACGTCGCGTCGTGGCTCGGGCCCGAGATGGACGGGATCCTGGCCGGCTACCAGATCGACAAGCTGGTGTGCTTCCGGGCGGCGAGCTTCGAGGAACCCACCAACTGGAAGATCATGCAGGACGCGTTCCTGGACGGCTACCACATCCAGTACGCGCACCCGAACACCGCGGGCAAGGTGATCCACACCAACGTGATGGCGTTCGAGGACTTCGGCAGGCACTTCCGGTTCATCGCGCCGCGCAAGTCGATCGACCGCTGGCTTGAAGAGGATCCCGGTGACACCCCGCTGGATCCCTATGTCACCGAGACGCACTTCCTGCTGCCGAACAGCACGTTTCTGAGGCAGCCGGATCACTTCCAGCTGCTGACCTTCCGCCCGCATCCCACGAATCCGGAGCGATCGTTCATGGAGCAGCGCCTGATGGTGCCGCCGCTGGAGAAGTCCGTCATGACCGAGGAGCACTGGAACAAGCGCTGGGAGAAGAACTGGGAGATCCTGCTCGCGGTGCTGCACAACGAGGACTTCCCGCTGCTGCGCAACTCGCAGACAGGGATGGGCAGCGCCGACGCGGGCAAGATGCTGTTGGGCCGCAATGAAACCGGCAACCAGGTCTTCCGCCGCGAGACCAAGAAGCTGCTCGCCGAGGGGCGAGCGGCCGCGGAGTGA